One window of the Pyrus communis chromosome 17, drPyrComm1.1, whole genome shotgun sequence genome contains the following:
- the LOC137722571 gene encoding ABC transporter B family member 1 — MSQDSEGIKTIEQWRWSEMQGLELLPDAADPFKTNPAANPATPSNPPATTSTPQRAERMESSEPRKDSTGGGEKPESLPAVQFKELFRFADGLDYVLMAIGSVGALVHGCSLPIFLRFFANLVNSFGSNANDMDKMMHEVLKYALYFLVVGAAVWAGSWAEISCWMWTGERQSTKMRIKYLEAALSQDIQYFDTEVRTSDVVFAINTDTVMVQDAISEKLGNFIHYMATFVSGFVVGFTAVWQLALVTLAVVPLIAVIGGIHTTALGKISGKSQEALSQAGHTVEQTVAQIRVVLSYVGESRALQAYSSALKVAQKLGYKSGFAKGMGLGATYFVVFCCYALLLWYGGYLVRHHFTNGGLAIATMFAVMLGGIGLGQSVPSMGAFVKAKVAAAKIFKIIDHKPGMDRNSESGVELESVTGLVELKNVDFSYPSRQDVRILNNFSLNVPAGKTIALVGSSGSGKSTVVSLIERFYDPSSGQVLLDGHDIKTLKLKWLRQQIGLVSQEPALFATTIKENILLGRPDADQVEIEEAARVANAHSFIIKLPDGFDTQVGERGLQLSGGQKQRIAIARAMLKNPAILLLDEATSALDSESEKLVQEALDRFMIGRTTLVIAHRLSTIRKADLVAVLQQGSVSEIGTHDELFSKGENGVYAKLIRMQEMAHETALNNARKSSARPSSARNSVSSPIIARNSSYGRSPYSRRLSDFSTSDFSFSLDASYPNYRLEKLQFKEQASSFWRLAKMNSPEWVYALFGSVGSVVCGSLSAFFSYVLSAVLSVYYNPDHAYMIKQINKYCYLLIGLSSAALIFNTLQHFFWDIVGENLTKRVREKMLTAVLKNEMAWFDQEENESARISARLALDANNVRSAIGDRISVIVQNTALMLVACTAGFVLQWRLTLVLIAVFPFVVAATVLQKLFMTGFSGDLEAAHAKATQLAGEAIANVRTVAAFNSEGKIVGLFSRNLQIPLRRCFWKGQIAGSGFGIAQFALYASYALGLWYASWLVKHGISDFSKTIRVFVVLMVSANGAAETLTLAPDFINGGRAMRSVFELLDRKTEIEPDDPDATVVTDRLRGEIELKHVDFTYPTRPDVPVFRDLSLRARAGKTLALVGPSGCGKSSVIALIQRFYDPTSGRVLIDGKDIRKYNLKSLRRHIAVVPQEPCLFATTIYENIAYGHESATEAEIIEAANLANAHKFISALPEGYKTFVGERGVQLSGGQKQRVAIARALLRKAEVMLLDEATSALDAESERSIQEALERACSGKTTIVVAHRLSTIRNAHVIAVIDDGKVAEQGSHSHLLKNYPDGCYARMIQLQRFTHTQAIGIASGSSSSVKPREEEEREGK; from the exons ATGTCACAAGATTCTGAGGGGATAAAGACGATTGAGCAGTGGAGATGGTCCGAAATGCAAGGCCTTGAGCTGCTGCCGGATGCTGCCGATCCTTTTAAAACCAACCCAGCAGCAAACCCAGCAACCCCATCTAACCCACCAGCAACAACATCAACTCCACAAAGGGCGGAGAGAATGGAGAGCTCCGAGCCCAGGAAGGACTCCACCGGCGGCGGCGAAAAGCCGGAGTCTTTACCCGCAGTTCAGTTCAAAGAACTCTTCAGATTCGCTGATGGGTTGGATTACGTTCTGATGGCAATTGGATCAGTTGGAGCTCTCGTGCATGGCTGCTCTCTCCCCATTTTTCTCCGGTTCTTCGCCAATCTTGTTAATTCTTTTGGCTCGAATGCAAACGACATGGATAAGATGATGCACGAGGTTTTGAAG TACGCATTGTACTTTCTGGTGGTTGGAGCTGCCGTATGGGCGGGTTCATGGGCCG AGATTTCTTGTTGGATGTGGACCGGAGAGCGGCAGTCAACCAAGATGAGGATCAAGTACCTTGAGGCTGCTCTGAGCCAGGACATTCAGTACTTTGACACGGAGGTTCGAACTTCGGACGTCGTTTTCGCAATCAACACCGATACAGTGATGGTCCAGGACGCCATTAGTGAGAAG TTGGGTAATTTCATTCACTATATGGCAACATTTGTGTCTGGATTCGTGGTGGGTTTTACTGCTGTGTGGCAATTAGCACTTGTCACACTTGCTGTTGTTCCGCTGATAGCGGTGATCGGAGGCATTCATACCACCGCATTAGGCAAAATCTCAGGCAAGAGCCAAGAAGCTCTTTCACAAGCAGGACACACGGTGGAACAG ACTGTAGCTCAAATTCGAGTTGTTTTGTCGTATGTTGGGGAATCGAGAGCGCTACAAGCATACTCCTCGGCATTGAAGGTGGCTCAGAAGCTTGGTTACAAAAGTGGATTTGCTAAAGGAATGGGACTCGGAGCGACTTACTTTGTAGTTTTCTGCTGTTATGCACTTCTTCTATGGTATGGAGGTTATCTTGTTAGGCACCACTTCACCAACGGCGGTCTTGCCATCGCTACCATGTTTGCTGTCATGCTAGGTGGAAT AGGATTGGGACAGTCTGTACCAAGCATGGGCGCATTTGTGAAGGCTAAAGTTGCAGCTGCGaagattttcaaaattattgatCACAAACCGGGCATGGACCGCAATAGTGAATCAGGAGTGGAATTAGAGTCTGTTACTGGACTAGTTGAGCTGAAAAATGTAGATTTTTCCTACCCTTCGAGGCAGGATGTTCGAATCCTCAACAATTTCTCGCTGAATGTTCCGGCTGGAAAGACCATTGCTTTGGTTGGTAGCAGTGGCTCTGGTAAGAGCACTGTGGTCTCCCTCATTGAGAGGTTTTATGATCCTTCCTCAG GACAAGTGCTGCTAGATGGACATGACATAAAGACGTTGAAACTAAAGTGGCTGAGGCAGCAAATTGGGCTTGTGAGTCAAGAACCAGCTCTGTTTGCTACCACCATTAAAGAAAACATACTTTTGGGGCGGCCTGATGCCGACCAGGTTGAGATCGAAGAAGCCGCCAGAGTTGCCAATGCCCATTCATTTATTATCAAACTTCCTGACGGTTTTGATACTCAG GTAGGGGAGAGAGGACTACAATTGTCTGGAGGACAGAAGCAGAGAATAGCCATAGCAAGGGCGATGTTGAAAAACCCAGCAATCCTGCTATTAGACGAGGCAACGAGTGCATTGGACTCTGAGTCGGAAAAGCTGGTGCAAGAAGCCCTTGACCGGTTTATGATTGGAAGGACAACTCTTGTCATTGCCCATCGCCTATCAACCATTCGCAAAGCTGACCTTGTAGCTGTACTCCAACAAGGAAGTGTTTCTGAAATTGGAACCCATGATGAACTTTTCTCGAAAGGAGAAAACGGTGTCTATGCCAAGCTCATCCGGATGCAAGAGATGGCACACGAAACTGCTCTCAACAATGCGAGAAAGAGTAGCGCAAG GCCTTCTAGTGCCAGAAACTCTGTAAGCTCACCTATAATTGCCAGAAATTCCTCATATGGTCGATCACCATACTCACGACGGCTATCGGACTTTTCTACTTCTGATTTTAGTTTCTCCCTTGATGCCTCATATCCCAATTACCGGCTCGAAAAACTACAGTTCAAGGAGCAAGCTAGTTCCTTCTGGCGCCTTGCTAAAATGAACTCTCCTGAGTGGGTTTACGCTTTATTTGGTTCAGTTGGATCTGTTGTTTGTGGTTCTCTAAGTGCTTTCTTTTCATATGTTCTAAGTGCTGTCCTCAGTGTTTACTACAACCCGGACCATGCCTACATgatcaaacaaattaataagTACTGTTACTTGTTAATTGGACTTTCATCAGCTGCACTTATCTTCAACACATTACAACATTTCTTTTGGGATATTGTGGGAGAAAACCTCACAAAACGAGTGAGGGAAAAAATGCTGACAGCagttttgaaaaatgaaatggCGTGGTTTGATCAGGAGGAAAATGAGAGTGCCAGGATTTCAGCAAGGCTGGCTCTTGATGCTAACAATGTCAGATCAGCCATTGGAGACAGGATTTCTGTGATTGTACAGAACACAGCACTCATGCTTGTTGCTTGCACTGCGGGATTTGTTTTGCAATGGCGCCTTACCCTTGTCCTCATAGCAGTCTTTCCTTTTGTTGTTGCAGCCACAGTTTTGCag AAATTGTTCATGACGGGTTTCTCGGGAGACCTTGAAGCAGCACATGCCAAGGCCACCCAACTAGCTGGGGAGGCCATAGCCAATGTAAGGACTGTTGCTGCATTCAATTCAGAGGGAAAAATTGTTGGTCTTTTCTCCAGAAACCTCCAGATTCCACTACGCCGGTGCTTTTGGAAGGGCCAGATTGCCGGAAGTGGATTTGGGATAGCTCAGTTTGCACTTTATGCTTCCTATGCTCTAGGTCTTTGGTATGCTTCCTGGCTGGTGAAGCATGGAATCTCCGACTTCTCAAAGACAATCCGAGTTTTCGTGGTCCTCATGGTGTCTGCAAATGGTGCAGCAGAAACATTAACCCTGGCACCTGACTTTATCAATGGTGGTCGAGCCATGCGATCAGTGTTTGAACTCCTTGACCGCAAAACTGAAATTGAACCTGATGATCCAGATGCTACTGTAGTCACTGATCGTCTGCGTGGAGAAATTGAATTGAAGCATGTAGACTTCACTTACCCTACTCGCCCTGATGTCCCTGTTTTCCGTGACCTCTCCCTTCGTGCCCGAGCAGGCAAGACTCTTGCCCTTGTTGGTCCTAGTGGATGCGGTAAGAGCTCAGTCATTGCACTGATACAGCGATTCTATGACCCAACATCAGGACGAGTTCTGATTGATGGGAAGGATATTCGAAAATATAATCTGAAGTCCCTAAGAAGGCACATTGCCGTGGTTCCCCAGGAGCCATGCCTCTTTGCTACAACTATATACGAAAATATTGCTTATGGACACGAGTCAGCAACTGAGGCTGAGATCATTGAAGCTGCAAACCTGGCTAACGCTCACAAGTTCATATCTGCATTGCCGGAGGGTTACAAAACATTTGTTGGGGAACGGGGAGTTCAGTTATCTGGAGGACAGAAACAAAGAGTTGCAATTGCTAGGGCTTTATTGAGGAAGGCAGAGGTTATGCTTCTTGATGAGGCAACAAGCGCACTTGATGCTGAATCGGAGAGATCTATTCAAGAGGCACTAGAGCGTGCTTGCTCGGGAAAAACCACAATTGTGGTTGCACATAGACTATCGACCATCAGAAATGCTCATGTCATTGCTGTGATTGATGATGGAAAGGTGGCAGAGCAAGGATCCCACTCCCATCTATTGAAAAATTACCCGGATGGGTGTTACGCGCGCATGATACAGCTACAAAGATTCACCCACACCCAAGCCATCGGAATTGCATCAGGTTCAAGTTCATCAGTAAAACCCcgagaagaggaagaaagagaaggaaagtag